The sequence CCGATCGTCGGACCTCCCCCGAAAGGTTCAGGCCGTGCCGAAGGGGTTGTCGACGGCGTACCGCCAGCCGTGCACCTCGTCGTGCACCGCGACATCGGCCGTGGTGCCCGCGAGGGCGATCTCGGAACCGTCGGGACCGGTGCCGGTGATGGTCCAGTCCGCGATCGCGAGTCCGGTACCGGCACTCTCGAAGACGTGACGGACACGCATCGAGATGGGCAGGTTCAGCCCGAGGAACTGCTCGAGCGCGCCGCGCACGGCGGCCGTGCCCGTGACGGCCGTTCCCGGCGCAGGGACGAAGACGACGTCCGACGTGTTCAAGGCCATCAGGCCGTCGAGGTCGCGGGCGTTGAACCGGTCGGCGAACGCCAGGTTCAGCTGGTCGAGGGAGGTCACGGGGATGGTCATGGGGTTCCTTTCCTGGGTCGACCGAATGCCGACCTCTGCAGAGGAAGACGACGCAGCGGCGAGGGCGTGACATCCGGATTCGCCGTCGGCACGGCACCGTAGACTTGGGAGATGATCGACCTCGCACTCCTCCGCGAAAACCCGGAGATCGTCCGCCGTTCGCAGGCTGCCCGTGGAAACGACCAGAGCACCGTCGACGTCGCACTCGAGGCCGATCGATCGCGCCGGGCCGCACTCTCCGCTTTCGAGGAGCTGCGCGCCAAGCAGAACGCGTTCGGCAAGCAGGTCGCGAAGGCTCCCAAAGACGAGAAGGCCGCCCTCGTCGCGCAGGCGAAGGACCTCGCCGAGCGAGTGAAGCAGGCGCAGCATGCGGCGAACGAGGCGGCGGAGGCGGCATCCGCAGCCCTCGCCCGGATCGAGAACGTCGTCATCGACGGCGTCCCCGCCGGCGGCGAGGCCGACTTCGTCGAACTGCGTCGGGTGGGCGAGGTGCCCGCCTTCGACTTCGAGCCGCGCGACCACCTCGAGCTCGGCGAGCTCCTCGGCGCGATCGACATGGAGCGCGGAGCGAAGGT is a genomic window of Microbacterium maritypicum containing:
- a CDS encoding nuclear transport factor 2 family protein, translated to MTIPVTSLDQLNLAFADRFNARDLDGLMALNTSDVVFVPAPGTAVTGTAAVRGALEQFLGLNLPISMRVRHVFESAGTGLAIADWTITGTGPDGSEIALAGTTADVAVHDEVHGWRYAVDNPFGTA